TATTATCTAACAACAACAGCTGGAGGGTTTATAAGGTTTTCCGGTAATATCTCCTACCAAAAAAACAGTCGAAAGTTCGTATTATCCTATCCTAAGTCTATCAattttgtagaaagtacagcacagggctgtagaagtggcttatatactgtagttcaACTCAGCAACAATAATGAAGGGTTCTTACAACTCTAGAGCTACCGTAACTCAGCaataaatcaaatcaaatcaagtttattctctataaggattacaatgctgagtttacagaatttggatattgtgtggtttacatgttttaaaatactaattacagaggaggccactagaacacctagcatggctaggcatttcgggcagacttagattaattcttaactttaaaatattacaaattatgaggtaagttggtactgtattatggctaagtgactaaatactagtttgtgagttcagcaatgtgaatgcttttgttttcgcacaatacatagtttcagtattggagtatcacaggccaacttatgaaaGATATTCGATTGAACTGAGCAACAATCAAGGGTTCTTCaacataaagaataaaaaggcacaataccgtgactggaaaaatacacaaataacccgcccaTTGGTGAATAAAACTTATGAAGTTATGACGACGTTACAGTCCAACTTAAGATAAGAtcttgttcggatttttaactccagAGGGtttgtcacccaggataaccaaagaaaggcagtgcgtcatcgaggaactGTCTGAGAGTGGCCCTTACAAACCCAAGAACAGCAACTAGTACAGTCATCAGAACTTTAATGGTTTAGTGGGAAGCCGGTTAGTAAACTTAGGTGAGGGTGTTGGCGTCCAGCTCTGCTGGGGCTTGACAGTGGTGTCCACCTGATCTGACTGGGAACTTCTTTTTTTCTGTTTACAAAGGAACTAAAGTTCCTTTTCTTTCATTGCCCAACTCTGAGCAATATATCTTTCCTGTGCACGGGAAAAGCGGGTTGGATACTgtgtaagctgtcagtggcctcttaaacccaacaacaagagGAAGCTAGTCATCAAAAGAAACTTTTAAGTAAACTACATATTTCCTGAAGAGGAGGAAAAAATAAGCAATATAAGGTTTTGATTATCTGTAAAATCAAGCTTTTTTCAGTTTTGTTCGCATATAAAACTATAATAGTTTGTGCTTGGTATAATAGTGTTAAAATAGCTGCTTGATGTTtgcgtgatttttttttattttgatattACAGTACCTAATATTTGACCCATATTGTCCTTTGCAggcggttccttgatgctagtgaagagcttttgatccaaggaattagagctaccccactcctcggatcaaacctgattacttcctatTTTCCAGGTGCTGTATGGTCCTTATGTTGTTTGATCCCGTGAATATAATATTAATGGATTCATTTCACTCAAAAACACAAGAATAAAAGAACCTTGCAGTAGgcctcctgacccattctatgcaggttcaactcacacccactcatgcatcaATCCGACCTTTATTTAACCACCCAGTTTTTACTTCAGTGATGCTACCATAGAGTTTGTTCTACTTATCTATAACTCTTTTTGCCAAACCAATATTTCTCAATATCCTTTCTAAACCTAAATTTGTTCAACTTGAATCCTTTACTGCAAGTCCTGTCCTGGTTAGGTACTTTCAGTATGCTATTTATGTCCTTTAatctattcctgttttccatttgtacacttatATTATATCTTCCCTAATTGTTCTTTTCATAGAATGAAAATTTAGTTCCTTCAGCCTGTCTTGTTGGGAAACATTTccgatacatggaatcaacttcaGCATCCTTCACTGTATATTTTTGAGTGCATTTAAGTCCAGTCTTTAATATGGGAATCAAAGCTGaacagtataatctaaatgagatcTCACCAAAGATACTGTATATAAAGTTGAAGTATATATAACATTAGGAttactattatttatacttcttgctctGAAGCCAAGAATcttagctttattgtgaatatttatgcactgttatcttggctttaaatttctggTGTAAATCTTGGTATTTGATACCGACAAAGTGGTTTAAAAGAATAAATGAGCAAGTATTCACCAGGGTTTCTTAATCAATTCTGCATTTACTTGggctaagatctacattatttagcttataagtaccatagttattttcttttcctagCATTAGATCCTTACTTTTTCTACATTCATCTGCACCTGCTACTTCTCTGATGACCCattttagtgtcatcggcaaagttACTTATgtctatttattctctcatctatttTCTGTactgtttatgtatattgtgaacaccAAGGCAACAAAGATCCCACAACTGACCTCTGTGGCACATCGCCTAAAAGGGGTCCTCATTCAGATTTCTCTCTATTTATGCACACTATTGCTTATTGGTCAGTCATGACTTGACCCAGGAGATAATTTCTCATCCTGTACCATGTGCTGCAATATTCTTCATCCTCTCCTTTGTGGAACTTGGTTTAGGCTTTATGTATTTGGATTATTTTCAGATAATCATCAAGGCCTTCTACACCCTTATAAAACTGGAAATTAattgcccggtggcctggtggctaaagctcccgcttcacacacggagggcccgggttcgattcccggcgggtggaaacatttcgacacgtttccttacacctgttgtcctgttcacctagcagcaaataggtacctgggtgttagtcgactggtgtgggtcgcatcctgggggacaagattaaggaccccaatggaaataagttagacagtcctcgatgacgcactgactttcttgggttatcctgggtggctaaccctccggggttaaaaatccgaacaaaatcttatcttatcttatcttaacctggagtttacctggaccaTGTCAAGGCCGGTAATAGTATAATCAAATTAAGGATTAAATCTAAGAAGTACCTAGTTAATGAACTTTCAGACAAAAAGGAAAATATTTGGGTAGTAAATTGCTGTGTAGCGAAGTATTATTATTGATTGCATTATTGGATATTACCAGTTATACGTAAATCATGACAGTTTACTGAATCGTGATATTCGAAGTTATCCACCCATTTAATGTATTCCATTGAGCTCGTTCCATCTGTCTGGTTCATCCAACCCATCCCATTCCATCTATTCATCTATTATTTTCCATCCATCCAACCCATTCCATCTATCCAACTCATTCCGTCTATCTAACCCATTCCATCCATTGAACCCATTCCATTCATTAAACCCATTCCATCCATTTGAACCCATTCTGCCCATCCAATTCCATCCAGCCTTTCATCCATAAATTATCACTTTAAAGGTATTAGAGCCATTTAATCATATACTGCTACTTTTTGGGAATGTTAAGAGCCACTGAGAGCTTTTACCATATTGATCCCTGCTTCCTAATGTATGGGAAGAAGTATTGCCCAAAGCTGGGCAATGAAAGAATAATGGACAGGATTTCCCACTGCCAATAGGAACAGGAGCAAAATGTTCCCGATTAGGTCAGGTGGACCTACCCTTACCTAAACCCCAGCAGAGAAGGACATTTGCATTCTCACCTGAATCAGTAACTCTTCAGACCCAAACTATAATCCTCCAGAGAGCAGAAAAATGGAACTGATGAATGGTGTCCCTTTTTTAATGTGCCCAGAGAACAGAATAAGATGAGAACATGTGTGCCAGCGAGAATGGGGGAAAATTTGTCACCAATGCTCATGAGAGAGTGATACATCTGCTCATCACCAAGGCTGGTACAAGAGTCAGTTAAATCATATActttatattaatttttaaaacTGTTAGTTTTATGTATTCACATGTCCTTTAAATTAAAACTGTTAATTTCAGCCATTTGTAGATGGTGTCAAGTTTATTGTGGGAGAAATACCATAAATAAAATGTCCTGCATGGAAATGCCCAAGTAAGCACACTATATTATTGTGAATATTCTGAGAGATACCATCATTATTGTCCTGCATGGCGACATCTTAGTAGGCATACAATATTTCATTGTGATTATTCTAATTTCAGGCACTTACCTAGCTGGAGAAGAATGGCATCACTAGAGAAGTGGGCTTGTGAAGAGCTGGAGAAGTTGGGGATACATGATCCTGGAGATATTGTACGATACCTACAGCCCATAGAAAACCCAGTGGAGGTTGAAGAGTATTTAATATCAATGTTGGATGTGAACAAGTCATCTCATCAGAAATTTATTGAAATATTCTtgaagaagcaggaggaggcaaaGTCAAATGTGGACTCCAGGTTTTACCGGAAACCTGATTTGGAAGAAAATATGGGATTCAAAATGAgtgaaaacaagaaaaaacaaaaaaatttaaaagaaaatggGGTGCCTAATGGTAAAAGTCAAAAAGAATTGCCCTCTGCTGCTGGTTCTAGTATTCCAAGTTTGTCAGGTGTAGGGAAGAAGAAGACAAAGTTTGTTAACCTATACTCAGATGAAGGACAGGATAGAGATGTAGTTCTTTTAAGTGGAAGGCACAAGTGTGATTGTCAAGCAAGTAAACATAAACTTATAAACAACTGCCTTAAGTGTGGTCGAATTGTCTGTGAACAGGAAGGTTCAGGGCCATGTCAGTTTTGTGGAAACCTGGTAACtacaaaagaagaaaaagaaattcTTAGGCGAGGCTCCCGGAAATCAGAGGTACTTCAAAAACGACTTCTTAGTGAGAAAAATGCTGTTGTCATTGAACCCACAGCTGAAACTGGACAACCATCTGAGACCTTAAAGAAGGCCATTGAGCACAAAAACAAGCTCTTGGAGTATGATCGCACAAGTGAGAAGAGGACCAAAGTTTTTGATGATGAAAATGATTACTTCAATATTAGTTCTCGTTGGCTGAGTCAGGAAGACAAGATGCGACTTCAGAAACGAGAAGAGGAACTTAGAAGCAAAATGTATGATAGGAGCCATCAGAAATTTACTATTGACTTTTTAGGCCGAAAGGTTGTTGCTGATGATAATATAAATGGTATTTATGATCCAGATGATCCTTTGGTTAGAGAGATTCTTGAAGGTAAAACTAATGACATATTTTCAGCCCCAGATAGAGAAGAATCTAGCCCATTAGTCGAGGTAAGTCGCCCTGAGTATATGGAAACTGATGTTAGACCTGGTAAAGGACAGGGTAGTAAGTTCAGAGGGCTTGATACCAAACTTCGTGTGCAGGACCGTGAACTACAGGAAatgacagatgaaggaatgtgtCTGAGCATGCACCAGCCATGGGCATCACTGTTGGTGGCTGGAGTTAAAAGGCATGAAGGAAGAACATGGTACTCTCCTCACCGAGGAAGGCTGTGGATTGCAGCTGCTGCAAAGATGCCGACTCCAGATGAGATTAAACAAATGGAACATGCGTACAGTGTTCTTTTAAAGGATGAGAATCTGCCATTTCCACATCATTATCCCACTGGCTGTCTCTTAGGATGTGTAGATGTAATAGATGTTCTTCCACAGGAAGAGTACCGTAAGGTACACCCTGACGGAGAAAGTGATAGTCCCTATGTCTTTGTCTGTGAAAATCCACAGGAAATGATACTCAAGTTTCCAATTAAAGGGCAGcataaaatatacaagttggATCCTAAAATCCATCAGGCAGCAAAAAAAGCAGTAAGGGCAAGAGAAGAATAACATATATGGTATaggtcttagatttttttttttaatgcaccggctgtatcccaccaaggtaggtgacctaaaaagaaaaaccagattttttttttttaaatttagtaattaatacagaaagggttactggccccttgctcctGAGATTTTTCTTGCACTaatactgaaggatgggtgggggaaATTGATTTGTGTTGTCAGTGCCCTTCTGTAGAGACAGCAAAAATATTAGTGATATTGAATGTGTtaccttctttgggtcaccctacctcagtgggaaaaGGCAAATATGGGAAGACAAAAATTTACTTATTTTGTTAAAAACAGACTTAGTGGACACTATAATTGTATTAGCAGTGTAGTTCTATTATTGTTCGTGCATACAGCACTGACATTTGACAACTATAATTAAACTGAATCAAGTATATGTTGATTTTGATTAAGTGTTAAATGGTTTATTTTTCATAAATACAAATTATAATTTAGCATACAGTATCTTGTATATTTAATTTAATGCATAAGGATTATGTTCCTCGAATTCTTTGATTAGCTTTATTTTGCACCTCAGTAATCAAAAACTTACTGAGCCGCAAAactggtccaggaactgggcccACGTTTTGCTGACTAAGCAAGTGAGGTACTTTTATGCAGTATCTGTTGTGTTAATGGTTCTGGGATCATTGCCCATGTGGTCCAGTCTGAGATTACAGTAGTGATGAGGGGGAAAATCAGTGGACAGTCATAATGATAAATTATGAGTGTAGGCATTTTCATATTTCCAATTATTCCAGGCATGGGATTATGAGTTTGTGTTCACAGTCTTTGCATAAGAAAAGATGTCAAACATTTCCAGTTGTCCTAGGTTTGAACCTATCTTCTTTAGATGAGTCATGAGCCACCATGAAGTGGGGAAGTATagtactaaacccataaggggtaATCAAGCTTTGCCTGAGGAAGGAAAGAGAAGTGGTAGCTTCTAGGATCAAGATCCTTTCACCAGCATTGAGGTAATccgtgaaaggttgagcatcttgTGTTACACCATGACCGAGTCATGACCGAAAACAACTAAAGGTGATGATTATCATTGTATGTTCacaaaaagtgctaaacccaaaggATAAAGGTACAGAAATTAATTCCTCATAGTATGTCAAGGCATTTTCCTAAATTTAGAAGAACTCTGATAGAGTGTAATATATGTATTCCTGGAAGGTGTTGAAGGATCATTGTTTTTATAGTTTGGTTTTGTGCTGTATTAATATAGTGATGCAGTAGTTGCCAGGACAGGGGGGTGGGGATACttgtatacaggagggccctgcatatacagcaggttaggttctggacaactactgtaaagcaaaaatcactgtaaagtgaaacatttttttgttttcactttcaaatgcatataaaagcttgataacatgtttacactatcatatattaagcaagcaatagagctaggcctaaaaaatgcacgcACATACAGTACACACGATACTTAccttaattaaaatattttcgtccttagcttatagtgagtggtgagtatatttattgtaggaagtctgaataaatgaagaatgggtataatgaAAACCCCTGTATTAGCGAAATGCTCTAAAGCGAAGTGCTGTGAAGTGAGGCCCACCCATATTGAAATAGTTGGATTGACATGTCTAATAGTATGGACCCTTCAGGggaggtccttgatgctggtgaggggctcttgatccaaggaattaagatTTGTTTTTTCCCCTTGGAtagaacctgattacctcttatTCCCCAGGCAcagtatgacccctacaggtttggcacccctaaatataataataattagatgaTTTCTTCAAGGGAGGTGCCCTAATACTAGTGAAAGGCTCTTAGGAATAATCATAGATTGTTTTCAAGAACTATTCAGGCTTCATCAGTGGAACCAGcactatgacccttatgggtttagcacttggttatgagtataataataataataaactattaTTTTCCTGACGTGCATTAGCAGTTCCAGTCATCATCCAAGAGCcagatgttaaaaaaaaaaaaaaaatcctttattAGTACAACATTTGATCAAAATGAGGCATTATCAAGTCCTGTATATACAGTGTCAAAACAAGTGGCATATATATAGTGTTGAGATGCAGTAGATTCAAGAActctatacatgtatatacatgtatatttttaacaagttggccatctcccaccgaggcagggtgactcaaaaagtaagaaaatccccaaaaagaaaatattttcatcatcaaggctttcacctcactcatacataatcagtgtttttgcagaggtgcccagaacacaacagttcagaagcatatacgtatgtataaagatacagaacatatccctccaatctgccaatatcccaaacccctcctttaaagtgcaggcattgtacttcccaggcattgtacttccagtccggctatataaaaatacagtggaacctcaaaaatcgaatgtATCACATGCCGAACGTTtcaaaaataggaccattttttcggacaaactgtgtccctataatcgaacgcgcccctattttcggaccgccaggtacgggacctgtctgccggcccgctctgtccgcgtccccgtgcaggcgctgtgagcagtctagctttgtttatgcttgagtgaacactaacctgcgctctcattcacgcattttacaattatttcgttgtgtttagtgcttgtgggactgtgaaa
This Cherax quadricarinatus isolate ZL_2023a chromosome 58, ASM3850222v1, whole genome shotgun sequence DNA region includes the following protein-coding sequences:
- the LOC128697999 gene encoding activating signal cointegrator 1 isoform X1, producing MSCMEMPKHLPSWRRMASLEKWACEELEKLGIHDPGDIVRYLQPIENPVEVEEYLISMLDVNKSSHQKFIEIFLKKQEEAKSNVDSRFYRKPDLEENMGFKMSENKKKQKNLKENGVPNGKSQKELPSAAGSSIPSLSGVGKKKTKFVNLYSDEGQDRDVVLLSGRHKCDCQASKHKLINNCLKCGRIVCEQEGSGPCQFCGNLVTTKEEKEILRRGSRKSEVLQKRLLSEKNAVVIEPTAETGQPSETLKKAIEHKNKLLEYDRTSEKRTKVFDDENDYFNISSRWLSQEDKMRLQKREEELRSKMYDRSHQKFTIDFLGRKVVADDNINGIYDPDDPLVREILEGKTNDIFSAPDREESSPLVEVSRPEYMETDVRPGKGQGSKFRGLDTKLRVQDRELQEMTDEGMCLSMHQPWASLLVAGVKRHEGRTWYSPHRGRLWIAAAAKMPTPDEIKQMEHAYSVLLKDENLPFPHHYPTGCLLGCVDVIDVLPQEEYRKVHPDGESDSPYVFVCENPQEMILKFPIKGQHKIYKLDPKIHQAAKKAVRAREE
- the LOC128697999 gene encoding activating signal cointegrator 1 isoform X2, whose product is MASLEKWACEELEKLGIHDPGDIVRYLQPIENPVEVEEYLISMLDVNKSSHQKFIEIFLKKQEEAKSNVDSRFYRKPDLEENMGFKMSENKKKQKNLKENGVPNGKSQKELPSAAGSSIPSLSGVGKKKTKFVNLYSDEGQDRDVVLLSGRHKCDCQASKHKLINNCLKCGRIVCEQEGSGPCQFCGNLVTTKEEKEILRRGSRKSEVLQKRLLSEKNAVVIEPTAETGQPSETLKKAIEHKNKLLEYDRTSEKRTKVFDDENDYFNISSRWLSQEDKMRLQKREEELRSKMYDRSHQKFTIDFLGRKVVADDNINGIYDPDDPLVREILEGKTNDIFSAPDREESSPLVEVSRPEYMETDVRPGKGQGSKFRGLDTKLRVQDRELQEMTDEGMCLSMHQPWASLLVAGVKRHEGRTWYSPHRGRLWIAAAAKMPTPDEIKQMEHAYSVLLKDENLPFPHHYPTGCLLGCVDVIDVLPQEEYRKVHPDGESDSPYVFVCENPQEMILKFPIKGQHKIYKLDPKIHQAAKKAVRAREE